The Thermodesulfobium sp. 4217-1 genome includes a region encoding these proteins:
- a CDS encoding ABC transporter ATP-binding protein: MALLDVENLTLGFYSEKNKKWSKVLNDVNFSLYENEFLGIVGESGSGKTILANSILNLIPKQGNIVSGSILFKDRDILKLTEDQIRKVRGKDIAIIFQDPMSSLHPLLTVKDQIVETLQAHRLIKKSDAVEIAMNLLRDVKIDRPELVLNKYPFMLSGGIRQRVMIAIAISCGPEIVIADEPTTALDVTVQRDILALIKGFKKNLNFSLMLVSHDLGVIWENTDRVVVMYCGRIMESGKTEDVLRNPLHPYTFGLLSSIPRKTGKKLEILKGIRGSIPSLHDFPDHICPFLPRCDFATEQCNGPLLLEQVDRDRFVACFNKGAFK; the protein is encoded by the coding sequence ATGGCATTGTTGGATGTAGAAAATTTAACCTTAGGGTTTTATTCTGAAAAGAACAAGAAATGGTCAAAGGTTTTAAATGACGTCAACTTTAGCCTTTATGAAAATGAATTTTTAGGTATAGTAGGAGAATCGGGTTCGGGTAAAACAATCCTTGCAAATTCTATTTTGAACCTGATACCAAAACAAGGGAATATAGTATCAGGATCTATACTTTTTAAAGATAGGGATATTTTGAAGCTTACAGAAGATCAAATTAGAAAAGTTAGAGGCAAAGATATTGCAATAATTTTTCAGGACCCGATGAGTTCTCTTCATCCGCTTCTTACTGTGAAGGACCAAATAGTTGAGACTTTGCAGGCTCATAGGTTGATAAAAAAGTCTGACGCGGTTGAGATTGCAATGAATCTTCTGAGAGATGTCAAGATAGATCGGCCAGAATTAGTTCTAAACAAATATCCATTTATGCTTAGCGGTGGCATTAGACAGAGGGTGATGATTGCTATCGCCATTTCTTGCGGTCCAGAGATAGTTATAGCTGATGAGCCTACAACTGCTCTTGATGTAACAGTGCAAAGAGATATTTTAGCTTTAATAAAAGGTTTTAAAAAAAATTTGAATTTTTCTTTAATGCTTGTTTCTCATGATTTAGGGGTAATATGGGAAAATACCGATAGGGTTGTGGTGATGTACTGCGGAAGAATAATGGAAAGCGGCAAAACAGAGGACGTATTAAGAAATCCTCTACATCCTTATACATTTGGGCTTTTGTCTTCGATACCAAGAAAGACTGGTAAAAAATTAGAAATTCTTAAAGGAATTAGGGGCAGCATCCCTTCTTTGCATGACTTTCCCGATCATATATGCCCATTTTTGCCAAGATGCGATTTTGCAACAGAACAATGTAACGGACCTTTGTTGTTAGAACAGGTAGATAGAGATAGATTTGTAGCCTGTTTTAATAAGGGCGCGTTTAAATAG
- a CDS encoding ABC transporter ATP-binding protein has product MLFQAENICKTFYKRNFLRLKDVGLDALKDIKFGIQDRDIIGIVGETGSGKSTLGRIFVGLEKPSSGFLYYNNNNIFKLSKKDFREFQKSTSFIFQDPYSSFNPKMKVLDILLEPLILGGIEIIKRKDMVDEIIENVGLKSDDLGKFPYQFSGGQRQRIAIARSLILKPKFLVADEPVSSLDLSVKAQILKLFEEIYAKSDLTMMIISHDLSIVEYLCNKSIVLYKGLMMEEAFTDSIFNNPLHPYTRLLIKSAPSLYSDRAKNVELEAFESPINLESAKLKLCPFLERCKLKVDKCRESFPEIIEVKTNHRVRCLRYI; this is encoded by the coding sequence GTGCTATTTCAGGCAGAAAATATTTGTAAGACCTTCTATAAAAGAAACTTTTTACGCTTAAAAGATGTAGGTTTAGATGCATTAAAGGACATTAAATTTGGCATTCAAGATAGAGATATCATAGGAATAGTTGGAGAAACTGGGTCAGGTAAGAGCACCCTTGGAAGAATTTTTGTGGGCTTAGAGAAACCTTCTAGTGGGTTTCTTTACTACAACAACAATAATATTTTTAAATTAAGCAAAAAGGATTTTAGAGAGTTTCAAAAGAGCACTTCTTTCATATTTCAGGATCCATATTCGTCTTTTAATCCTAAAATGAAGGTTTTAGACATACTTCTTGAACCTCTAATTCTTGGGGGCATTGAAATAATTAAAAGAAAGGACATGGTAGATGAAATAATTGAAAATGTTGGGCTAAAAAGTGATGACCTTGGGAAATTTCCGTATCAATTTAGCGGTGGTCAAAGGCAAAGAATAGCAATAGCCAGGTCTTTAATTCTCAAGCCAAAATTCTTGGTCGCCGATGAGCCTGTTTCTTCGCTGGATCTCTCTGTAAAGGCTCAAATATTGAAATTATTTGAAGAGATATATGCTAAAAGCGATCTTACAATGATGATAATATCTCACGATCTCTCTATTGTCGAATATCTGTGTAACAAATCAATAGTCCTTTACAAGGGCTTGATGATGGAAGAGGCCTTTACTGATAGTATTTTCAACAATCCCCTTCACCCATATACACGACTTTTGATTAAATCAGCTCCATCTTTGTATTCTGACAGAGCTAAGAATGTGGAATTAGAAGCTTTTGAATCACCAATTAACCTTGAAAGCGCGAAATTAAAATTGTGTCCATTTTTAGAAAGGTGTAAATTAAAAGTTGATAAGTGTAGAGAAAGTTTTCCTGAGATTATAGAAGTAAAAACAAATCATAGAGTGAGATGTCTCAGGTATATTTAA